From a region of the Candidatus Dormiibacterota bacterium genome:
- a CDS encoding nitroreductase family protein, with translation MEFKQVVGLRRSIRYYQPYRPVEREKIQTILEAARLCSQAVNSAWSRAIVVYRDDLSEEDREALKIPTTTAQLDMAPVWIFWYGDMSAPSLGKRTLKELVDIGALNPSHGWSHSYVDDVIWPQVLQPIAANPSALLALTGVEAGLAICQALLAAVDLGLGTQLVAVNQARATEILGVPEHLVPLVVQLVGYSAEDREAGGQRPRQPFEELYFEGHYGTPFERDEAVVDSLKKDGMIMKQGPFKWRHDEVRALARQFGLPE, from the coding sequence ATGGAGTTCAAGCAGGTTGTCGGTCTTCGCAGGTCCATCCGCTACTACCAGCCGTACCGGCCGGTCGAGCGGGAGAAGATCCAGACCATCCTCGAGGCCGCCCGCCTCTGCTCGCAGGCGGTCAACTCGGCGTGGTCGAGAGCCATCGTCGTCTACCGCGACGACCTCTCCGAGGAGGATCGCGAGGCGCTCAAGATCCCGACCACCACCGCGCAGCTGGACATGGCGCCGGTGTGGATCTTCTGGTATGGGGACATGAGCGCCCCCTCGCTGGGCAAGAGGACGCTCAAGGAGCTGGTCGACATCGGCGCCCTCAACCCCAGTCACGGCTGGAGCCACAGCTACGTCGACGACGTGATCTGGCCGCAGGTGCTGCAGCCGATCGCCGCCAACCCCTCCGCGCTGCTGGCGCTCACCGGGGTCGAGGCCGGGCTGGCCATCTGCCAGGCCCTGCTCGCGGCCGTGGACCTGGGGCTGGGCACCCAGCTCGTCGCCGTCAACCAGGCGAGGGCCACCGAGATCCTCGGCGTCCCCGAGCACCTGGTGCCCCTGGTGGTCCAGCTGGTGGGCTACTCGGCCGAGGATCGCGAGGCGGGAGGGCAGCGGCCGCGCCAGCCCTTCGAGGAGCTGTACTTCGAGGGACACTACGGCACTCCCTTCGAGCGCGACGAGGCCGTCGTCGACAGCCTCAAGAAGGACGGCATGATCATGAAGCAGGGTCCGTTCAAGTGGCGGCACGACGAGGTGCGTGCCCTGGCCCGCCAGTTCGGACTGCCTGAGTGA
- a CDS encoding ABC transporter ATP-binding protein, whose translation MLRARGLVIRYGPRTAVGGVDLELREHEVLGLLGPNGAGKSTLLRRLAGLLRAQAGSVELDGADPLHDVGARARIGYLPEDPPLYAEDTALQYVVYLAALAGLPRKRRAAAARAALERVGAAALERRLCGRLSKGQRQRVAMAAAIVHRPDVLLLDEPSEGLDPRQMVGLRSLLGELRTTTSIILSTHLLAEAQSACDRVVVLDQGRIALERPLRTEAAGHRVRVVAHGVKPGQLNDALLAVPGVRRVERGVCTVDGPAVSEAIAAAVCARGWRLRLLAPVADDLEAAFLAAVTQAPAPPPGERR comes from the coding sequence ATGCTGCGGGCGCGGGGGCTGGTCATCCGGTACGGCCCCCGCACCGCGGTCGGGGGCGTCGACCTCGAGCTGCGCGAGCACGAGGTCCTCGGCCTGCTCGGTCCCAACGGCGCCGGCAAGTCGACCCTGCTCCGCCGGCTCGCGGGCCTGCTCCGCGCCCAGGCGGGCAGCGTCGAGCTGGACGGCGCCGATCCCCTCCACGACGTCGGCGCGCGGGCGCGGATCGGCTACCTCCCCGAGGACCCGCCGCTCTACGCCGAGGACACCGCGCTCCAGTACGTCGTGTACCTGGCGGCGCTGGCGGGGCTGCCCCGGAAGCGGCGCGCTGCGGCGGCCCGAGCCGCGCTCGAGCGGGTGGGGGCGGCGGCGCTGGAGCGGCGGCTCTGCGGGCGCCTCTCCAAGGGCCAGCGCCAGCGGGTGGCGATGGCCGCGGCGATCGTCCACCGGCCCGACGTGCTGCTCCTCGACGAGCCCTCCGAGGGCCTCGACCCGCGCCAGATGGTCGGCCTGCGCAGTCTCCTGGGCGAGCTGCGGACGACCACCTCGATCATCCTCTCCACCCACCTCCTCGCCGAGGCGCAGAGCGCCTGCGACCGGGTGGTGGTGCTCGACCAGGGCCGGATCGCCCTGGAGCGGCCGCTGCGGACCGAGGCTGCCGGGCACCGGGTCAGGGTGGTCGCCCACGGGGTGAAGCCGGGCCAGCTCAACGATGCGCTGCTCGCCGTCCCCGGGGTGCGCCGGGTGGAGCGTGGGGTGTGCACGGTGGACGGCCCGGCGGTGTCGGAGGCGATCGCCGCCGCGGTCTGCGCGCGGGGCTGGCGGTTGCGGCTGCTCGCCCCGGTGGCCGACGACCTCGAGGCCGCCTTCCTCGCCGCCGTCACCCAGGCGCCCGCGCCGCCACCGGGGGAGCGGCGATGA
- a CDS encoding DUF4350 domain-containing protein has product MRGALRVARRELRAALVTPATYAVAVAFLALTGITFLLVTDGSREAGLRLWFPNLGFVLLVTAPILTSRLVADEWRSRHLDVLLSRPVSAAGVVVGKWLAATAVMLGLLVPTLAYAAFLAAWGRPDWPPIVASYLGAALTVGFFCAVGTMTSALTATAVVAGLTGFAVLVALQLAAGVDALRPLSFQPRLESFARGVPELGDLVYLVSGTVTALLVAGLGQRLRRRLLERGRALLVPTVALGAAVAVNLVPIPAQAHWDLTAAGRYTLSRASAEVLQRLTVPARVSAFEPSGSSDAGDARILLDQFARASPRISYRVLDLSRSRGEALRLGVRDDGQVAVEVGGRREVVSPLTELTLTSALQRLARGRPQQVCALAGHGERELDDTSPAGYDAARTLLENSAVDTARLDLTVADRVPPQCTVLAMIDPRSAPLPREVQIIGDWMARSGRMLIAREPNGPNLDPLTTPWGLRLLPGLVFDPARGLAGDPTSVLVNSFPTESPVAREVTGALFVTTGGVTTAASEDTGLSVARVAQSSDTSYLHLDPGSTAQQPGDRRGPVVIAGAADRSMVQPGGETRVPSGGPSIARTRLLVVADAEWASNEFLGELDNRRLFTNGVNWLAGEEDVVAVGGENPDLRRLVLTPARRTLMGAVAIGGLPGLAVLAGGLVWLRRRGR; this is encoded by the coding sequence ATGAGGGGAGCGCTCCGCGTCGCCCGTCGGGAGCTGCGGGCCGCGCTGGTCACGCCGGCGACGTATGCGGTCGCGGTGGCGTTCCTGGCGCTCACCGGGATCACCTTCCTCCTCGTCACCGACGGCTCCCGGGAGGCGGGCCTGCGCCTCTGGTTCCCCAACCTGGGCTTCGTGCTGCTCGTCACCGCACCGATCCTCACCAGCCGGCTGGTGGCCGACGAGTGGCGCAGCCGCCACCTCGACGTGCTCCTCAGCCGGCCGGTGTCCGCGGCCGGCGTGGTCGTCGGCAAGTGGCTCGCGGCCACCGCGGTGATGCTCGGGCTGCTGGTTCCCACCCTCGCCTACGCCGCCTTCCTCGCCGCCTGGGGGAGGCCGGACTGGCCGCCGATCGTCGCCTCGTACCTGGGGGCGGCGCTCACCGTCGGCTTCTTCTGCGCCGTCGGCACCATGACCAGCGCACTCACCGCGACCGCGGTGGTGGCCGGGCTGACCGGCTTCGCCGTGCTCGTCGCCCTGCAGCTCGCCGCCGGCGTCGACGCGCTGCGCCCGCTGTCCTTCCAGCCCCGCCTCGAGAGCTTCGCCCGCGGCGTGCCCGAGCTCGGCGACCTCGTGTACCTCGTGTCCGGCACGGTGACCGCCCTGCTGGTGGCGGGGCTCGGGCAGCGGCTGCGCCGCCGGCTGCTGGAGCGGGGGAGGGCGCTGCTGGTCCCGACGGTGGCGCTCGGCGCCGCGGTCGCGGTGAACCTCGTCCCGATCCCGGCGCAGGCCCACTGGGACCTCACCGCCGCCGGCCGCTACACCCTCTCCCGCGCCTCCGCGGAGGTGCTCCAGCGGCTCACGGTGCCGGCGCGGGTCAGCGCCTTCGAGCCCAGCGGGTCCAGCGATGCCGGCGACGCCCGGATCCTCCTCGACCAGTTCGCCCGGGCCAGCCCGCGGATCAGCTACCGGGTGCTCGACCTCTCCCGCAGCCGGGGCGAGGCGCTGCGCCTCGGGGTGCGCGACGACGGGCAGGTCGCGGTGGAGGTGGGCGGCCGCAGGGAGGTGGTCTCACCGCTGACCGAGCTCACCCTGACCAGCGCCCTGCAGCGGCTCGCCCGCGGCCGCCCCCAGCAGGTCTGCGCCCTCGCCGGCCACGGCGAGCGCGAGCTCGACGACACCAGCCCCGCCGGCTACGACGCCGCCCGCACCCTGCTCGAGAACAGCGCCGTCGACACCGCCCGACTCGACCTCACCGTCGCCGACCGGGTGCCGCCGCAGTGCACCGTGCTGGCGATGATCGACCCGCGCTCGGCGCCGCTGCCGCGCGAGGTGCAGATCATCGGCGACTGGATGGCCCGCAGCGGCCGGATGCTGATCGCCCGCGAGCCCAACGGCCCCAACCTGGATCCCCTCACCACGCCCTGGGGCCTGAGGCTGCTCCCCGGCCTGGTCTTCGACCCCGCGCGCGGGCTCGCCGGCGACCCCACCTCGGTGCTGGTGAACAGCTTCCCCACCGAGTCGCCGGTGGCGAGGGAGGTCACCGGAGCCCTCTTCGTCACCACCGGCGGGGTGACCACCGCGGCCAGCGAGGACACCGGCCTCTCGGTCGCCCGGGTGGCGCAGTCGAGCGACACCTCCTACCTGCACCTCGACCCCGGGAGCACCGCCCAGCAGCCGGGCGACCGGCGCGGCCCGGTGGTCATCGCCGGCGCCGCCGACCGCTCCATGGTGCAGCCCGGCGGCGAGACCCGGGTGCCCAGCGGGGGGCCGAGCATCGCCCGCACCCGGCTGCTGGTGGTGGCCGACGCCGAGTGGGCGAGCAACGAGTTCCTCGGCGAGCTGGACAACCGGCGGCTGTTCACCAACGGCGTGAACTGGCTCGCCGGCGAGGAGGACGTCGTCGCCGTGGGTGGCGAGAACCCCGACCTCCGCCGGCTCGTGCTCACCCCGGCGCGCCGCACCCTGATGGGCGCGGTGGCGATCGGCGGCCTCCCCGGCCTGGCCGTGCTCGCCGGCGGCCTGGTCTGGCTCCGCCGGCGGGGACGCTGA
- a CDS encoding ABC transporter ATP-binding protein, giving the protein MLEVRNLAVAYGPVRVLNGIDLRVGDGEIVALIGPNGAGKTTTLNAIAGLLPRQGEVLLDGEPLAPVAEEVVRRGVALVPQGRRIFPTMTVEENLFMGAYSRGGTWRDAARRFGPVYDVFPRLAERRRQAARSLSGGEQQMLVIGRALLSEPRVMLIDELSLGLAPKMVLTLLDTIRRLHSERGTACLLVEQAATAALSIAGSAYLLRKGEVVFRGSAEQLRSEVDVLHGAYLGRTSTPMQPALRR; this is encoded by the coding sequence ATGCTCGAGGTCCGCAACCTCGCCGTCGCCTACGGGCCGGTGCGGGTGCTGAACGGCATCGACCTGCGCGTCGGCGACGGCGAGATCGTGGCGCTGATCGGTCCCAACGGCGCCGGCAAGACCACCACCCTCAACGCCATCGCCGGGCTGCTGCCGCGCCAGGGCGAGGTGCTCCTCGACGGCGAGCCGCTGGCGCCGGTCGCCGAGGAGGTGGTGCGCCGCGGCGTCGCCCTGGTGCCCCAGGGCCGCCGTATCTTCCCCACCATGACGGTCGAGGAGAACCTGTTCATGGGGGCGTACTCGCGGGGCGGGACGTGGCGCGACGCCGCCCGCCGGTTCGGCCCCGTCTACGACGTCTTCCCGCGCCTCGCCGAGCGCCGCCGCCAGGCGGCGCGCAGCCTCTCCGGCGGCGAGCAGCAGATGCTGGTGATCGGCCGCGCCCTGCTCTCCGAGCCCCGGGTGATGCTCATCGACGAGCTCTCGCTGGGGCTGGCGCCGAAGATGGTGCTCACCCTGCTCGACACCATCAGACGGCTGCACAGCGAGCGCGGCACCGCCTGCCTGCTGGTCGAGCAGGCTGCCACCGCGGCGCTCTCGATCGCCGGCTCGGCCTACCTGCTGCGCAAGGGCGAGGTGGTCTTCCGGGGCTCGGCGGAACAGCTGCGATCCGAGGTCGACGTCCTCCACGGCGCCTACCTCGGGAGGACGAGCACACCGATGCAACCGGCGCTGCGCCGGTAG
- a CDS encoding thiolase family protein, translating to MADALIAGAAMTRFGKFPSSTIRSLAEEAVAEALRDAGIGPEAVQMAFFSNATAGILTGQEMIRGQVALRHTGLLGIPIVNVENACASASTAFHLACMAVRSGDVDVAIAVGSEKLTHEDRQRSFAAIGTAVDMLQLEELKERMRASQPVAAVAAGASPGVVQAEAVDGNRSFFMDIYASMTRAYMERSGASVRDLAEVAVKSHRNAALNPKAQFRTEVSVEEVLASREISPPLTLLMCSPIGDGAAAVVVCSEEYARRHGGAAVRVRACALVSGTDRSPGEPGAVERAAERAYADAGLGPEDLDVAEVHDAAAPAELICYEELGLCAAGEGPQLLSSGTTALGGRLPVNPSGGLLSKGHPIGATGCGQLVEIVDQLRGRCGARQVEGARVALAENGGGFLGTDAAAMVVTILSS from the coding sequence ATGGCTGATGCCCTGATCGCCGGCGCTGCGATGACTCGGTTCGGGAAGTTTCCCTCCTCGACGATCCGCTCACTCGCCGAGGAGGCGGTGGCGGAGGCGCTGCGCGACGCGGGCATCGGCCCGGAGGCCGTGCAGATGGCCTTCTTCTCCAACGCCACCGCCGGCATCCTCACCGGCCAGGAGATGATCCGGGGGCAGGTCGCGCTGCGTCACACCGGGCTGCTGGGCATCCCCATCGTCAACGTCGAGAACGCCTGTGCCTCGGCCTCCACCGCCTTCCACCTGGCCTGCATGGCGGTGCGCTCGGGAGACGTCGACGTCGCCATCGCGGTCGGCTCCGAGAAGCTCACCCACGAGGACAGGCAGCGCTCCTTCGCGGCGATCGGCACCGCCGTGGACATGCTCCAGCTGGAGGAGCTCAAGGAGCGGATGCGGGCCTCCCAGCCGGTGGCTGCGGTCGCCGCGGGGGCGTCGCCGGGGGTGGTGCAGGCGGAGGCGGTCGACGGCAACCGCTCGTTCTTCATGGACATCTATGCGTCGATGACCCGCGCCTACATGGAGCGCAGCGGCGCCTCGGTGCGCGACCTCGCCGAGGTGGCGGTGAAGAGCCATCGCAACGCCGCCCTCAACCCCAAGGCGCAGTTCCGCACCGAGGTGAGCGTCGAGGAGGTGCTCGCCAGCCGCGAGATCTCCCCGCCGCTGACGCTGCTGATGTGCTCGCCGATCGGCGACGGCGCCGCCGCCGTGGTGGTGTGCTCGGAGGAGTACGCGCGCCGCCACGGCGGGGCGGCGGTGCGGGTGCGTGCCTGCGCCCTGGTGTCGGGCACCGACCGCTCCCCCGGCGAGCCGGGTGCGGTCGAGCGGGCGGCGGAGCGGGCGTACGCGGATGCCGGCCTCGGCCCCGAGGATCTCGACGTCGCCGAGGTGCACGACGCCGCCGCGCCGGCCGAGCTGATCTGCTACGAGGAGCTCGGCCTCTGCGCCGCGGGAGAGGGCCCGCAGCTTCTCTCCTCCGGCACCACCGCGCTCGGCGGCCGGCTCCCGGTCAACCCCAGCGGTGGGCTGCTGAGCAAGGGCCATCCGATCGGCGCCACCGGGTGCGGACAGCTGGTCGAGATCGTCGACCAGCTGCGGGGGCGGTGTGGGGCACGGCAGGTGGAGGGCGCACGCGTCGCCCTCGCGGAGAACGGCGGCGGCTTCCTCGGCACCGATGCGGCCGCCATGGTGGTGACCATCCTCTCGAGCTGA
- a CDS encoding ABC transporter ATP-binding protein, giving the protein MTQNGSRPATPIADPAKLTRLDAARQRFAGRTTPGELSIDPAKLARLQPVRDRLAERMARDGGWLADRRVHGDEILAVRGLSIRFGGLQALDQVTLVARTGEVTGVIGPNGAGKTTFFNCVSGLYRPDSGEITYEGSVLRGSAVARGRLGLGRTFQTPRLFASLSVLDNLRLGCAVATAAGRPYQFEPSLSRLCVAERAERIARIVGFRGDLAMPAGALSFGDLRVVEFARALCAAPRLMMLDEPASGLDTERAGDLVGLLRRLADLGLAILLIEHDMSFVMGLCDTITVLDFGTVLAQGTPSEVQTNEAVIEAYLGRSA; this is encoded by the coding sequence ATGACCCAGAACGGCTCCCGTCCCGCCACCCCGATCGCCGACCCCGCCAAGCTCACCCGGCTCGACGCGGCGCGGCAGCGCTTCGCCGGGCGCACCACCCCCGGGGAGCTGAGCATCGACCCCGCCAAGCTGGCCCGCCTCCAGCCGGTGCGCGACCGCCTCGCCGAGCGCATGGCCCGGGACGGCGGCTGGCTCGCCGACCGGCGCGTCCACGGTGACGAGATCCTCGCGGTACGCGGGCTGTCGATCCGCTTCGGCGGGCTGCAGGCGCTCGACCAGGTGACGCTGGTGGCGCGCACCGGTGAGGTGACCGGGGTGATCGGGCCCAACGGAGCGGGCAAGACGACGTTCTTCAACTGCGTCTCCGGGCTGTACCGCCCCGACAGCGGCGAGATCACCTACGAGGGCAGCGTGCTGCGCGGCTCCGCCGTCGCCCGCGGCCGCCTCGGGCTGGGCCGCACCTTCCAGACCCCCCGGCTCTTCGCCAGCCTGTCGGTGCTCGACAATCTCCGGCTGGGCTGCGCGGTGGCCACCGCGGCGGGGAGGCCGTACCAGTTCGAGCCCAGCCTCTCGCGGCTGTGCGTCGCCGAGCGGGCGGAGCGGATCGCCCGCATCGTCGGCTTCCGCGGCGACCTGGCGATGCCCGCCGGCGCGCTCTCCTTCGGAGACCTCAGGGTGGTCGAGTTCGCCCGCGCCCTCTGCGCCGCACCCCGGCTGATGATGCTCGACGAGCCCGCCTCCGGCCTCGACACCGAGCGCGCCGGCGACCTGGTGGGGCTGCTCCGCCGGCTCGCCGACCTCGGCCTCGCCATCCTGCTCATCGAGCACGACATGAGCTTCGTGATGGGGCTGTGCGACACCATCACCGTCCTCGACTTCGGGACGGTCCTCGCCCAGGGCACACCCTCGGAGGTGCAGACCAACGAGGCGGTGATCGAGGCGTACCTGGGGAGGAGCGCCTGA
- a CDS encoding AMP-binding protein — MSVAVANLDAAVLSRVVEAEAQRDPGRLLLVFEDGGPAVERVTAGQLAVRGAGLAGLLHHAGLRRGDRVAVMTGNHPEFVYALVANARLALPTVPIDPDTRGDRLAHCLRFAGCAALVAADTVVADERVAATIRAGGLRTWVASTPEGRALGLDPARDWPLVDEAVEVPGAPAVAEQVTDLAEPWLLVYGAGAEPDAVEIAHERLLLYRRLPELLGYRSTDVPYTGLSLTRGNALITTVLPAIWGVVAHTVISRRVSPARLWDVCIAHGVTTWTNLGELATAVYSEPSSPRDRGHSVRLVVSAGMPREIWHPFEERFGVKVLEWYGSMEGGFACNPVGVGPVGSFGKPPDGLLEMEVVDGDGRPVAAGQVGELVLRPVGGRARLRYWRNPAAAARRLRDGWLRTGDMVARDAEGWLYLAHPPDPDGLRRVADPIGEVPPGDDAEQPDVHVYGIP, encoded by the coding sequence GTGAGCGTCGCCGTCGCGAACCTCGATGCCGCCGTCCTCAGCCGGGTGGTGGAGGCCGAGGCGCAGCGCGATCCCGGGCGCCTCCTGCTCGTCTTCGAGGACGGCGGCCCGGCGGTCGAGCGGGTGACCGCCGGGCAGCTGGCGGTGCGGGGCGCCGGGCTCGCCGGGCTGCTCCACCACGCCGGGCTGCGCCGTGGCGATCGGGTGGCGGTGATGACCGGCAACCACCCCGAGTTCGTCTACGCGCTGGTCGCCAACGCCCGCCTGGCGCTGCCCACCGTCCCCATCGACCCGGACACCCGCGGCGACCGCCTCGCCCATTGCCTGCGCTTCGCCGGGTGCGCCGCGCTGGTCGCCGCCGACACGGTGGTGGCGGACGAGCGGGTGGCCGCGACGATCCGCGCCGGCGGCCTCCGCACCTGGGTGGCCTCCACCCCGGAGGGGCGCGCCCTGGGGCTCGACCCGGCCCGGGACTGGCCGCTGGTCGACGAGGCGGTCGAGGTCCCCGGGGCGCCCGCGGTCGCAGAGCAGGTCACCGATCTCGCCGAGCCCTGGCTGCTGGTGTACGGGGCGGGGGCCGAGCCCGACGCCGTCGAGATCGCCCACGAGCGGCTGCTGCTCTACCGCCGCCTCCCGGAGCTGCTCGGCTACCGCTCCACGGACGTGCCCTACACGGGACTGTCGCTGACCCGCGGCAACGCCCTGATCACCACCGTGCTGCCGGCGATCTGGGGCGTGGTCGCCCACACGGTGATCTCCCGCCGGGTCAGCCCGGCGCGGCTGTGGGACGTCTGCATCGCCCACGGCGTCACCACCTGGACGAACCTCGGCGAGCTCGCCACCGCGGTGTACAGCGAGCCCAGCTCGCCGCGCGACCGCGGCCACTCGGTGCGGTTGGTGGTGAGCGCGGGGATGCCCCGGGAGATCTGGCACCCCTTCGAGGAGCGCTTCGGGGTGAAGGTGCTGGAGTGGTATGGCAGCATGGAGGGCGGGTTCGCCTGCAACCCGGTCGGCGTCGGCCCGGTGGGCTCCTTCGGAAAGCCCCCCGATGGCCTGCTCGAGATGGAGGTGGTCGACGGCGACGGCCGTCCCGTGGCCGCCGGCCAGGTGGGCGAGCTGGTGCTCCGCCCGGTGGGCGGCCGAGCACGGCTCCGCTACTGGCGGAACCCCGCCGCCGCTGCGCGCCGGCTGCGCGACGGCTGGCTGCGCACCGGCGACATGGTCGCCCGCGACGCCGAGGGCTGGCTGTACCTCGCCCATCCCCCCGACCCGGACGGTCTGCGCCGGGTCGCCGACCCGATCGGCGAGGTGCCGCCCGGGGACGACGCCGAGCAGCCCGACGTCCACGTCTACGGGATTCCGTAG
- a CDS encoding AMP-binding protein, producing the protein MNRGSVLRKNYVFVYVFGEQGLTAGCRISTVATTGSQRRPVRVRRRRMARAQGPVEEVIRRRVAEHPDATWLLWKDTEYRWRDVLSNALRAANGLLELGVRPGERVAILMGNRPEFLWAHLGIILIGAHSVPVNISQRGATLQHILADCEAVAAILQDDLRDALLAVREGCPELRRTVVVDGRTGGGIDWDFDRLMAAPDSEPDVDLAEPSGGVGMLYTSGTTGPPKGVVATNYDTSPLGILLGASGVRPGDTMYTPLPLFHGNALLVSAIGSMMIDARLALGERFSASRFWDECRRYNAVEFNSLGGMISILLKQPPRPGDADNPVRTVLSAGCPADRWEEFEKRFGVRIIEWFGMVDAPGILMNDEGRVGSIGRAKAGVEYRVVDDDDEPLPPHHVGELVFRHPKGRMTYYHRMPEATDQAYRGGWFHSGDLAEYDDDGFFYYRGRKKESMRRLGENISAWEIESVLNQHPAVLESAACAVSSELGEDEVKVCIVPQPGAHPTPEEIVDFCSGRMAYYAIPRYVELVESLPKTETQRIQYGILRQRGITPGTWDRQQAGHTVERR; encoded by the coding sequence GTGAACCGCGGTTCGGTCCTGCGTAAAAACTACGTGTTCGTCTACGTGTTCGGCGAGCAGGGCTTGACGGCGGGCTGCCGGATTTCTACGGTCGCCACGACGGGGTCCCAGCGGCGGCCGGTGCGGGTGAGGAGGCGGAGGATGGCGAGAGCGCAGGGGCCTGTCGAGGAGGTCATCCGCCGCCGCGTCGCCGAGCACCCCGACGCCACCTGGCTGCTCTGGAAGGACACCGAGTACCGGTGGCGCGACGTGCTCTCCAACGCGCTGCGCGCCGCCAACGGCCTGCTCGAGCTGGGGGTGCGCCCCGGTGAGCGGGTCGCCATCCTGATGGGCAACCGCCCCGAGTTCCTCTGGGCGCACCTCGGCATCATCCTCATCGGCGCCCACTCGGTGCCGGTGAACATCTCCCAGCGCGGCGCCACCCTGCAGCACATCCTCGCCGACTGCGAGGCGGTGGCCGCGATCCTCCAGGACGACCTGCGCGACGCGCTGCTCGCGGTCCGCGAGGGCTGCCCGGAGCTCCGCCGCACCGTGGTCGTCGACGGCCGCACCGGCGGCGGCATCGACTGGGACTTCGACCGGCTGATGGCCGCCCCCGACAGCGAGCCCGACGTCGACCTCGCCGAGCCCAGCGGCGGGGTCGGGATGCTCTACACCTCGGGCACCACCGGCCCCCCCAAGGGGGTGGTGGCGACCAACTACGACACCTCGCCGCTGGGGATCCTGCTCGGCGCCTCGGGGGTGAGGCCCGGCGACACCATGTACACGCCGCTGCCGCTCTTCCACGGCAACGCGCTGCTGGTCTCGGCGATCGGCTCGATGATGATCGACGCCCGCCTCGCCCTCGGCGAGCGCTTCAGCGCCTCGCGCTTCTGGGACGAGTGCCGCCGCTACAACGCGGTGGAGTTCAACAGCCTCGGCGGGATGATCTCGATCCTGCTCAAGCAGCCGCCCCGGCCCGGCGACGCCGACAACCCGGTGCGCACCGTGCTCAGCGCCGGCTGCCCGGCCGACCGCTGGGAGGAGTTCGAGAAGCGCTTCGGGGTGCGCATCATCGAGTGGTTCGGGATGGTGGACGCCCCCGGCATCCTGATGAACGACGAGGGCAGGGTCGGCTCCATCGGCAGGGCCAAGGCGGGGGTGGAGTACCGGGTCGTCGACGACGACGACGAGCCGCTGCCGCCGCACCACGTCGGCGAGCTGGTCTTCCGCCACCCCAAGGGCCGGATGACCTACTACCACCGCATGCCGGAGGCCACCGACCAGGCCTACCGGGGGGGCTGGTTCCACTCCGGCGACCTCGCCGAGTACGACGACGACGGGTTCTTCTACTACCGCGGCCGCAAGAAGGAGTCGATGCGCCGCCTCGGCGAGAACATCTCCGCGTGGGAGATCGAGTCGGTGCTGAACCAGCACCCCGCGGTGCTGGAGAGCGCCGCCTGCGCGGTGAGCTCCGAGCTCGGCGAGGACGAGGTCAAGGTGTGCATCGTCCCCCAGCCCGGCGCCCATCCCACCCCCGAGGAGATCGTCGACTTCTGCAGCGGCCGGATGGCGTACTACGCCATCCCCCGCTATGTCGAGCTCGTCGAGTCGCTGCCCAAGACGGAGACCCAGCGGATCCAGTACGGCATCCTCCGCCAGCGCGGCATCACCCCTGGGACCTGGGATCGTCAGCAGGCCGGGCACACGGTCGAGCGCCGGTGA